Proteins found in one Quercus robur chromosome 2, dhQueRobu3.1, whole genome shotgun sequence genomic segment:
- the LOC126712608 gene encoding uncharacterized protein LOC126712608, whose product MDAWYDVISYFKSDDFKTISDRNTENRSKRESIHCTGSKSFAQISFENRDPETQKEPDDLQMWALAYCPKGQWAHDTPKHVYEEAKEKIVEMEVNEDRTLSSSERDTIFQSVVSMSSSKSRYVLDRGYMAKLPTSTERVRNELNSEVQSMKSQLDVERAERVAECA is encoded by the exons ATGGATGCTTGGTATGATGTGATCTCATACTTCAAGTCAGATGATTTTAAG ACAATAAGTGATAGAAATACTGAAAATCGAAGCAAGCGAGAGAGCATCCACTGTACTGGTAGCAAATCATTTGCACAAATCAGCTTTGAAAAT cGTGATCCAGAAACACAAAAGGAGCCTGACGATCTTCAAATGTGGGCATTGGCCTACTGTCCAAAGGGCCAATGGGCTCATGATACTCCAAAACATGTATAT GaggaagcaaaagaaaaaattgttgaaatggAAGTGAATGAAGATCGAACATTATCCAGTAGTGAGCGGGATACAATATTCCAATCAGTTGTCTCCATGTCAAGCTCCAAGTCCAGATATGTCCTAGATCGAGGATACATGGCAAAGCTTCCAACTTCTACAGAGCGTGTCCGCAATGAACTTAATAGTGAAGTTCAATCTATGAAGAGTCAATTAGATGTAGAACGCGCTGAGAGGGTAGCTGAATGTGCATAA